Proteins found in one Lycium ferocissimum isolate CSIRO_LF1 chromosome 6, AGI_CSIRO_Lferr_CH_V1, whole genome shotgun sequence genomic segment:
- the LOC132059531 gene encoding LOW QUALITY PROTEIN: premnaspirodiene oxygenase-like (The sequence of the model RefSeq protein was modified relative to this genomic sequence to represent the inferred CDS: inserted 1 base in 1 codon), whose product MQHNFKASPNTLIINSPKMQFFSLASIFLFLSFLFLLRKWKNFNSQSKKLPPGPWKLPLFGSMFHMVGGLPHHVLRDLAKKYGPLMHLQLGEVSAVVVTSPDMAKEVLKTHDIAFASRPKLLAPEIVCYNRSDLAFCPYGDYWKQMRKICYYDLLCFIKAHHAFTLCSAHVMPHDDCQAMWFARSHAVRHRVPCFAQAMVRGVTCRSAFGKVFKEQDKFIQLIKEVIGLAGGFDVADIFPSLKFLHVLTGMXGKIMNAHHKVDAIVEDVINEHKKNLAIGKTNGALGGEDLIDVLLRLMNEGGLQFPITNDNIKAIIFDMFAAGTETSSSTLVWAMVQMMKNPTILAKAQAEVREAFKGKETFDENDVEELKYLKLVIKETLRLNPPVPLLVPRECREETDINGYTIPVKTKVMVNVWALGRDPKYWDDAESFKPERFEQCSVDFIGNNFEYLPFGGGRRICPGINFGLANVYLPLAQLLYHFDWKLPTGMEPKDLDLTELDGITAARKDDLILVATPYQPLQE is encoded by the exons ATGCAACACAACTTTAAAGCATCACCAAACACACTAATTATTAACTCTCCCAAAATGCAATTCTTCAGCTTGGCTTCCATCTTCCTTTTTctatcttttctatttttgctaAGGAAATGGAAGAACTTCAATAGCCAATCCAAAAAATTGCCTCCAGGTCCATGGAAATTACCTTTATTTGGAAGTATGTTTCATATGGTTGGTGGACTTCCTCATCACGTCCTTAGAGATTTAGCCAAAAAATATGGACCACTTATGCACCTTCAACTTGGTGAAGTTTCTGCAGTTGTTGTTACTTCTCCTGATATGGCAAAAGAAGTACTAAAAACTCATGACATCGCGTTCGCATCTAGGCCTAAACTTTTGGCCCCGGAGATTGTATGTTACAACAGGTCTGACCTTGCGTTTTGTCCTTATGGTGATTACTGGAAACAAATGCGTAAAATTTGC tattatgacttactatgttttataaaggctcatcatgcattcacgttatgttccgctcatgttatgcctcatgatgattgccaagccatgtggttcgctcggtcacatgcagtaaggcaccgagtgccgtgtttcgcccaggccatggttcggggcgtgacatgtAGATCAGCATTTGGGAAAGTGTTCAAGGAACAGGACAAATTTATACAACTAATCAAAGAAGTGATAGGCTTAGCAGGAGGGTTTGATGTGGCTGACATTTTCCCATCATTGAAGTTCCTCCATGTGCTTACTGGAA CAGGTAAAATTATGAATGCTCACCATAAGGTAGATGCAATTGTTGAGGATGTCATCAATGAGCACAAAAAGAACCTTGCAATTGGGAAAACCAATGGTGCATTAGGAGGTGAAGATCTAATTGATGTCCTTCTAAGACTTATGAATGAGGGAGGCCTTCAATTTCCTATCACCAACGACAACATCAAAGCTATTATATTT GACATGTTTGCTGCCGGAACAGAGACTTCATCgtcaacacttgtgtgggctaTGGTGCAAATGATGAAAAATCCAACTATACTAGCGAAAGCTCAAGCAGAAGTAAGAGAAGCATTCAAAGGAAAAGAAActtttgatgaaaatgatgtcgAGGAGTTGAAATACTTAAAGTTAGTCATTAAAGAAACTCTGAGACTCAATCCACCggttccacttttggtcccaagaGAATGTAGGGAAGAGACAGACATAAACGGCTACACTATTCCTGTGAAGACAAAAGTTATGGTTAACGTTTGGGCATTGGGAAGAGATCCAAAATATTGGGATGACGCAGAAAGCTTTAAGCCAGAAAGATTTGAGCAGTGCTCTGTGGACTTTATTGGTAATAATTTTGAATATCTTCCCTTTGGTGGTGGAAGGAGGATTTGTCCCGGGATAAATTTTGGTTTAGCTAATGTTTATTTGCCGTTGGCTCAATTGCTATATCACTTCGACTGGAAACTCCCTACTGGAATGGAGCCAAAAGACTTGGACTTGACTGAATTGGATGGAATAACTGCCGCCAGAAAAGATGACCTTATCTTGGTTGCGACTCCTTATCAACCTCTTCAAGAATGA